A portion of the Streptomyces coeruleoprunus genome contains these proteins:
- a CDS encoding glycosyl hydrolase 53 family protein yields MHAVTTPRRGLRALIGAATATGTLLVAGLAAPQAQAASTLTNTGFESGTTGWSTYSATGQNSASFTEAGGRSGSYRLSHWSSSAYKVETYQYLSGLTNGTYTLSAWVRSSGGQNAAYLALRNCGSAEQRTDLTPTPNGAWIRLVTSIDVTNSQCTISINSDASAGNWLNVDDVTFTSGSTRLPVKGVDVSSLKKSEDRGGVYRTSGGTAGDGLAILKSAGANYARLKVWVNPADGYNNKARVLQMAQRVKAQGMKLLVDFHYSDTWADPGAQSKPAAWSSHAYSQLRTDVYNHTYDVLNALKAQGTTADMVQIGNEINGGMLWPDGSTANWSQLSGLLNSGISAAKAVSSSTQIALHLAKGGDTAGTRTWFDNAVANGVSFDVIALSYYGYWHGTLSDLQTNLDATAARYGKPVLVVETAYPFRLDSKDSHENIIDTTGELVSGYPASPAGQAAWLRDVMNVVEAVPGGRGLGIVYWEPTWTAVGGNGWDPTDPASGNGWENQALFDYDNKLLPAANWFANHR; encoded by the coding sequence ATGCATGCCGTCACCACCCCCCGCCGGGGCCTGCGGGCCCTGATCGGAGCCGCCACGGCGACCGGGACCCTCCTCGTCGCCGGGCTCGCCGCGCCGCAGGCGCAGGCCGCTTCCACCCTCACCAACACCGGGTTCGAATCCGGTACGACGGGCTGGTCCACCTACTCCGCCACCGGCCAGAACTCCGCCTCGTTCACCGAGGCGGGCGGCCGCAGCGGCAGCTACCGCCTCTCCCACTGGTCGTCATCGGCGTACAAGGTCGAGACGTACCAGTACCTGTCCGGGCTCACCAACGGCACCTACACGCTCAGCGCCTGGGTGCGCTCCAGCGGCGGGCAGAACGCCGCCTACCTGGCCCTGCGCAACTGCGGCTCGGCCGAGCAGCGCACCGACCTCACGCCGACCCCGAACGGCGCCTGGATACGCCTGGTCACCTCGATCGACGTGACCAACAGCCAGTGCACCATCAGCATCAACTCCGACGCCAGCGCCGGTAACTGGCTCAACGTCGACGACGTCACCTTCACCTCCGGATCGACCCGCCTGCCCGTCAAGGGCGTCGACGTGTCCTCACTGAAGAAGAGCGAGGACAGGGGCGGCGTCTACCGCACCTCCGGCGGCACGGCGGGCGACGGGCTCGCCATCCTCAAGTCGGCCGGCGCCAACTACGCCCGCCTGAAGGTCTGGGTCAACCCCGCCGACGGCTACAACAACAAGGCCCGCGTCCTGCAGATGGCCCAGCGCGTCAAGGCGCAGGGCATGAAGCTGCTGGTCGACTTCCACTACTCCGACACCTGGGCCGACCCCGGCGCCCAGTCCAAGCCCGCCGCGTGGTCCTCCCACGCGTACAGCCAGCTGCGCACGGACGTCTACAACCACACGTACGACGTGCTGAACGCGCTGAAGGCGCAGGGCACCACCGCCGACATGGTGCAGATCGGCAACGAGATCAACGGCGGCATGCTGTGGCCCGACGGCTCCACCGCCAACTGGAGCCAGCTCTCCGGGCTGCTCAACTCCGGGATCTCCGCGGCCAAGGCGGTCTCCTCGTCCACGCAGATCGCCCTGCACCTGGCGAAGGGCGGTGACACGGCCGGCACCCGGACCTGGTTCGACAACGCGGTCGCCAACGGGGTGAGCTTCGACGTCATCGCGCTCTCCTACTACGGCTACTGGCACGGCACCCTGTCCGACCTCCAGACCAACCTGGACGCCACCGCCGCCCGCTACGGCAAGCCGGTCCTGGTCGTCGAGACCGCCTACCCCTTCCGCCTCGACAGCAAGGACAGCCACGAGAACATCATCGACACCACCGGCGAGCTGGTCTCCGGCTACCCGGCCTCCCCGGCCGGCCAGGCGGCCTGGCTGCGCGACGTGATGAACGTGGTGGAGGCCGTCCCCGGCGGCCGCGGCCTCGGCATCGTCTACTGGGAGCCCACCTGGACCGCCGTCGGCGGCAACGGCTGGGACCCGACCGATCCGGCCTCCGGGAACGGCTGGGAGAACCAGGCCCTGTTCGACTACGACAACAAGCTGCTGCCGGCGGCGAACTGGTTCGCCAACCACCGCTGA